A single window of Colletotrichum higginsianum IMI 349063 chromosome 8, whole genome shotgun sequence DNA harbors:
- a CDS encoding Chitin binding protein, with product MQSKIITVLSLVAAVSAHGKVTSPTPRPAGDAFKEACGTTLWNTEQSDPYGNIQGLAQQAGSSLVASQCQLELCKGYKFADNAANVQSYTPGQTVDFEVEIRAPHTGVANVSVVDTTSNSIIGAPLISFENYASTKTGVAANNTAFSVTLPDSLPAECATAGNCVLQWWWDSAEAGQTYMSCVDFTSGSGSGSGSAPATPSAAPTTLLTSAIPSATPVTPAPAASDEAAAPVATPSAAPSEPASSCTKRRAAKRALRKRM from the exons ATGCAGTCCAAGATCATCAccgtcctctccctcgtcgccgccgtctcggcccaCGGCAAGGTCACCTCGCCCACCCCTCgccccgccggcgacgccttCAAGGAGGCCTGCGGCACCACCCTCTGGAACACGGAGCAGTCGGACCCGTACGGCAACATCCAGGGCCTCGCCCAGCAGGCCGGCAGCAGCCTCGTCGCCTCCCAGTGCCAGCTCGAGCTCTGCAAGGGCTACAAGTTCGCCGAcaacgccgccaacgtcCAGAGCTACACGCCCGGCCAGACGGTCGacttcgaggtcgagatccGCGCCCCGCACACGGGCGTCGCCaacgtctccgtcgtcgacaccaccagcaactccatcatcggcgccccGCTCATCTCCTTTGAGAACTACGCCAGCACCAAgaccggcgtcgccgccaacaacacGGCCTTCAGCGTCACCCTCCCCGACTCCCTGCCCGCCGAGTGCGCCACCGCCGGTAACTGCGTCCTTCAGTGGTGGTGGGActccgccgaggccggccagaCTTACATGTCCTGCGTCGACTTCACCTCCGGCTctggctccggctccggctccgccCCTGCCACCCCGTCCGCCGCTCCTACCACCCTCCTGACCTCCGCCATCCCCTCGGCCACCCCCGTCACCCCGGCCCCCGCTGcctcggacgaggccgccgcccccgtcgccACCCCCTCTGCCGCCCCCTCTGAGCCTGCC TCCTCCTGCACCAAGCGTCGCGCCGCGAAGCGGGCCCTTCGCAAGCGCATGTAA
- a CDS encoding Peptidase family M20/M25/M40 — protein MRSQHLLLALFSAASSPLASATSPFYTDNEQQRQRPIVDAASDFKCDLPPPVSPSDGLPSAADLFSSPDAVRKQVERHAALVRVPSICYDDLGDFDKDDRWRVFYDLHDVLKKTYPVFHARAELVKVNTFGLVYTLRGTDPSLKPILLAAHQDVVPVADAATWTYPPFSAHFDGEWMWGRGVSDDKNSFTALLSALETLLSQPAAPGSASSSSSSAGSGGQWAPTRTIILASGFDEECSGARGAGHIAVHLQRLWGNDSMALVLDEGGMGLQLLDDGRTLYALPAVTEKGHVDIWLDLHVTGGHSSVPFPHTGIGIVSEMVVALESRPYSPKLTTSSPLYEHMVCQARYSPDAQPRVTELLESGDLDALAAELVTIDRPTHYRLQTSQSVDYFQAGQKINAMPEKVRVGVNYRVAPQNSVPEIQHNVVAYVSGIAEKYGITVKAFEGDDDYKEYARQHATSDLGRIEKPYDAVKPLYDVDYNGTLYLSRTQATLPAPLSPTKGPIWDLFSGTLQSSFAFDGGKVVPVGELMTGNTDTRHYLSKSKEEENECTCEAWMDDELTDREIDLTPNVYRFVPIRNGATINAHTIDERIKISAHMEILRFYYDLIRNFDAAKV, from the exons ATGCGCTCCCaacacctcctcctcgccctcttctccgcggcctcctcccccctcgcATCCGCCACCTCCCCCTTCTACACCGATaacgagcagcagcggcaacgccccatcgtcgacgccgcctccgACTTCAAATGCGACCTCCCGCCCCCCGTGTCCCCCTCCGACGGcctcccctccgccgccgacctcttctcctcccctgACGCCGTCCGCAAGCAGGTCGAGcgccacgccgccctcgtccgcgtGCCATCTATCTGCtacgacgacctcggcgacttTGACAAGGATGACCGCTGGCGCGTCTTTTACGATCTGCACGACGTCCTCAAGAAGACGTACCCGGTCTT CCACGCCCGCGCAGAGCTCGTCAAGGTAAACACCTTCGGCCTCGTCTACACCCTCCGCGGCACCGACCCCTCTCTCAAGcccatcctcctcgctgCCCACCAGGATgtcgtccccgtcgccgacgccgccacctgGACTTACCCGCCCTTCTCCGCCCACTTCGACGGCGAATGGATGTGGGGCCGCGGCGTCTCGGACGACAAGAACTCCTTCACcgccctcctctccgccctcgagaccctcctctcccagccggcggccccggggagcgcctcctcctcctcctcctccgccggcagcggcggtcAGTGGGCCCCGACCCGcaccatcatcctcgcctctggcttcgacgaggagtGCTCCGGCGCCCGCGGCGCGGGCCACATTGCCGTCCACCTCCAGCGCCTCTGGGGCAACGACAGCATggctctcgtcctcgacgagggcggcatgGGTCTGCaactcctcgacgacggccgcacCCTTTACGCCCTGCCCGCCGTCACCGAAAAGGGCCACGTCGACATCTGGCTCGACCTGCACGTCACCGGCGGCCACTCGTCCGTCCCTTTCCCCCACaccggcatcggcatcgtctCTGAGAtggtcgtcgccctcgagtcCCGCCCCTACAGCCCCAAGCtcaccacctcctcgcccCTCTACGAGCACATGGTCTGCCAGGCCCGCTACTCGCCCGACGCCCAGCCGCGTGTGACGGAGCTGCTCGAGAgcggcgacctcgacgccctcgccgccgagctcgtcacCATCGACCGTCCGACGCACTACCGCCTGCAGACCTCCCAGAGCGTCGACTACTTCCAGGCCGGCCAGAAGATCAACGCCATGCCCGAGAAGgtccgcgtcggcgtcaaCTACCGCGTCGCCCCGCAGAACAGCGTCCCCGAGATCCAGCACAACGTCGTCGCCTACGTCAgcggcatcgccgagaagtacggcatcaccgtcaaggccttcgagggcgacgacgactacaAGGAGTACGCGCGGCAGCACGCGACGAGCGACCTCGGGCGCATCGAGAAGCCCTACGACGCCGTGAAGCCCCTGTATGACGTCGACTACAACGGCACCCTGTACCTGAGCCGCACCCAGGCGACGCTGCCCGCGCCCCTTTCGCCGACCAAGGGCCCCATCTGGGATCTCTTTTCCGGTACGCTGCAGTCCAGCTTCGCCTTCGACGGAGGCAAAGTCGTACCCGTCGGCGAACTCATGACCGGCAACACCGACACGAGACACTACTTGAGTAAGtcaaaggaggaggagaacgagTGTACATGTGAAGCGTGGATGGATGATGAACTGACTGATCGTGAAATAGACCTCACGCCCAACGTCTACCGTTTCGTGCCCATCCGGAACGGCGCCACCATCAACGCCCACACCATTGATGAGAGAATCAAAATCAGCGCACACATGGAGATCCTGAGGTTTTACTACGATCTGATCCGCAACTTtgacgccgccaaggtcTAA
- a CDS encoding Legume lectin beta domain-containing protein, with amino-acid sequence MRLSLATLASLPVLVASLASTDSYRDADLPQSGYLPNHNLDPNVAGSSSFKNLWTFTSPNPRELWLAKPLVYTPDGQSELVITASEMNVVRVFDSKTGRVLQERTLQPPFASIDSNCGDIPDWIGVTGTPIIDPATDIMYLFSKGYKDGTTSGTANGAYKMYALRIPSLEDVAGFPVLIDGINADNDAARYFVGGVALQRPSLTELNGHIVAAFGSHCGRWNYTGYLVSVSKTPGVGPVSMWATEAAPGAPKPQPLELATETGGKAGIWQSGMGLPTVGNNIYFVTGNGQGHVNGNVPASGRLPMSTLDECIVKMELSAAGKLTLVDYFQPYDYIGLDAGDRDVGSSGLAVLDATVFKGAGVNRIGVTAGKKGRTYVVNADNLGGFRQAADGGDGILQTIELGGSLYGGFGSYPAEGGYIYATTVGGSLVAYKLGFDSKGAPQFSLAGKSAWISAGRVGVGQMTVTSDNGKIGSGIVWITDVNAGLQAFRAVPQDGVMVPLNLPRSQGTNKFQRPVFGDGRVFFHSNNNKLVCFGAPVNSAVNCTSPVDFGSLEMGSTASVKVSCKANVALTQVVGCSVSDASWSCSNSTLPTGAVAAGTSFSLDVTWDLSNPAAKVIPGFLSGALTLSISASADYASSTVVSLQGIAVKQGAFLSATPSDIAFGRLVQRDAPDGLTGTALLQNVGNGTLTFTGFAWQSDAGTYTNLTGDGNLGSGFSSSNFPAVGSTLESGQGLTVPLRFLQQATGSYTTKVAIWSNGGSAVLTLSGSVNDPPAVTYELADGSGNWNALSDYKVAFGDVLAGALVDKQIRVCNKGGAPLTITISKPPTTPQLFALNPNHDLTEGTQVPAGTCAIGNVGVHAAPVQPNHPPQPLRALWTLSTDGNDPITGQASGLHNIVFEGTVVSKQVGPLLTNGTARYQWVGCFKDTSNLGRNLPNSVNNAAQQKTNTLQQCQALCLARGSILSGVQYHQECWCGTNIKNPSTYTDESLNLCTFDCTGDDTQACGGDNGHMSLYADISSFDIQGFYRSLNAPSSSSSSSVPAATSTSISTSVASSSTIISTVSSSSADLPSSSIISSTELSSALVVSSTSSSSVESSIFSSATTASPSSIISTSPSSTTLTSPFSSNIDVPSTLSSSGTPSTSTIASSTTTTSSTASSSSPTSTMVMSPLNPRMPAVISEQWQYAGCFKDLINSTRLLGEAFLATDDMTLDKCAAFCSKGAYNDGAFNYFGVEYGRECFCGWDVKAAQASTSESECSSPCAGSAIGLCGAGSRLSVYSNKTPNQIPSAPQHAPRAGDYKFLGCQTEATSGRALGGKSTASDAMTVDFCASFCSLGGWQLMGVEYGRECFCGNSTNAGSMPAPLKDCNMVCKGNKLQYCGAGSRLDLYLFSPLAPSASSSAVVSTSSASSTSSTASSSSSADSSTILTSSSIASSSSLAPPSSSSVATSSSALPETSVSPTIPPPASDPAVSSVVSSTSGDLTVTSSSSPASSLASSMPPPTSSSSTIPVPTVPASTTTSSSADTAPSTTSGPSATATNGYYYIGCFQDTNSGHALPGLFANNSVTPELCIDYANSKFSNSPTSTTKMPYVFLEYHHECYGGGTFDFKGAAVTSLVGKQACKDYCYGSVSTFTTNGKVTTTTGTANYCGGPKMFDLYALSTPVAFPTTGGPLVTRTVN; translated from the exons ATGAGACTTTCTCTCGCGACTCTGGCCTCGCTGCCCGTGCTTGTTGCCTCGTTAGCCTCGACCGACTCATACCGCGATGCT GATCTACCGCAATCTGGCTATCTTCCGAACCACAACCTGGATCCCAATGTCGCAGGCTCTTCGAGCTTCAAGAACCTATGGACATTCACCTCTCCCAACCCCAGGGAGCTTTGGTTGGCCAAGCCTCTGGTTTACACGCCCGATGGCCAATCCGAGCTCGTCATCACAGCCTCCGAGATGAATGTCGTTCGCGTCTTTGACAGCAAGACGGGAAGGGTATTGCAAGAAAGGACACTTCAACCGCCGTTTGCTTCCATCGACAGCAACTGCGGCGACATTCCCGACTGGATCGGTGTTACCGGCACTCCCATCATCGACCCCGCCACCGACATCATGTATCTCTTCTCCAAAGGCTACAAGGACGGAACAACTTCCGGCACCGCTAACGGAGCCTACAAAATGTACGCCCTCCGGATCCCCAGTCTCGAAGATGTTGCCGGCTTTCCCGTTCTCATCGATGGCATCAATGCCGACAATGATGCTGCCCGCTACTTTGTCGGTGGCGTGGCTCTGCAGCGGCCATCGCTGACGGAGCTCAACGGGCACATCGTTGCGGCCTTTGGCTCCCACTGCGGCCGTTGGAACTACACGGGCTACCTCGTCTCCGTCAGCAAGACCCCGGGCGTCGGCCCCGTCAGCATGTGGGCAACCGAGGCCGCGCCGGGCGCTCCCAAGCCCCAGCCGCTCGAGTTGGCCACCGAAActggcggcaaggccggcatCTGGCAGAGCGGTATGGGCCTGCCTACTGTCGGCAACAACATTTACTTCGTCACCGGCAACGGCCAGGGGCACGTCAATGGCAACGTGCCAGCCAGCGGCAGGCTTCCCATGTCGACGTTGGATGAGTGCATCGTGAAGATGGAGCTATCGGCAGCAGGCAAACTGACCTTGGTCGATTACTTCCAGCCGTACGACTACAttggcctcgacgccggcgatcGCGACGTTGGCTCTTCTGGACTGGCTGTTCTTGATGCCACCGTCTTCAAGGGTGCCGGAGTCAATCGGATCGGTGTGACAGCCGGAAAGAAAGGCCGCACCTATGTGGTTAATGCCGACAACCTCGGCGGTTTCCGACAGGCCGCagacggcggtgacggcaTCCTGCAAACCATCGAGCTCGGCGGTTCTCTGTATGGTGGATTTGGCAGTTATCCCGCTGAGGGGGGCTACATTTATGCAACCACGGTCGGCGGCAGTCTTGTTGCCTACAAGCTTGGCTTCGACTCCAAGGGCGCCCCTCAGTTCAGTCTCGCCGGAAAGTCGGCGTGGATCTCTGCCGGCCgagtcggcgtcggccagaTGACTGTGACCTCTGACAACGGAAAGATTGGCAGCGGCATT GTCTGGATCACCGACGTCAACGCTGGCCTCCAGGCCTTCCGCGCTGTTCCCCAAGACGGCGTCATGGTCCCTCTCAATCTCCCACGGTCCCAAGGCACCAACAAGTTCCAGCGTCCTGTTTTCGGAGACGGTCGTGTCTTTTTCCactccaacaacaacaagctcGTTTGCTTCGGAGCCCCCGTCAACTCGGCCGTTAACTGCACCAGCCCAGTCGACTTCGGCTCCCTCGAAATGGGATCTACCGCCAGCGTCAAAGTCAGCTGCAAGGCCAACGTTGCACTCACCCAGGTCGTTGGCTGTTCCGTCTCGGACGCCTCATGGTCGTGTTCCAACTCGACCCTTCCCACGGGCGCCGTGGCCGCGGGCACTTCCTTCTCGCTGGACGTGACATGGGACCTCTCGAACCCTGCCGCCAAGGTCATTCCCGGGTTCCTCTCCGGCGCGTTGACGCTGTCCATCAGCGCCTCGGCAGACTACGCTTCAAGCACCGTGGTGTCACTCCAGGGCATTGCTGTCAAACAAGGTGCCTTCCTCAGCGCAACCCCTTCGGACATCGCTTTTGGAAGACTCGTTCAGCGAGATGCCCCTGACGGCTTGACCGGCACGGCTTTGCTGCAGAACGTCGGCAATGGCACGCTGACCTTCACCGGCTTCGCTTGGCAGAGTGATGCTGGCACTTACACAAATCTCACAGGCGATGGCAACTTGGGTTCCGGCTTTTCGTCTTCCAACTTCCCTGCTGTCGGCTCCACCCTCGAGTCTGGTCAAGGGCTGACCGTTCCGTTGCGTTTCTTGCAACAAGCCACTGGGTCGTACACGACAAAGGTCGCCATCTGGTCGAACGGCGGCTCGGCCGTCCTCACACTGAGCGGCTCCGTCAACGATCCGCCCGCTGTTACCTACGAGCTAGCCGATGGTTCCGGCAACTGGAATGCGCTATCAGACTACAAGGTTGCGTTTGGAGATgttctcgccggcgccttGGTCGACAAGCAGATCCGCGTCTGCAACAAGGGCGGAGCGCCTTTAACAATCACCATTTCCAAGCCCCCCACGACGCCTCAGTTGTTTGCCCTTAACCCCAACCATGACCTCACCGAAGGAACCCAGGTTCCGGCCGGCACATGCGCCATTGGTAATGTCGGCGTACACGCCGCCCCTGTCCAACCGAACCACCCACCTCAACCCCTCAGGGCTCTGTGGACTCTCAGCACCGACGGCAACGATCCCATAACGGGCCAAGCCTCGGGGTTGCACAACATTGTTTTCGAAGGCACAGTCGTCAGCAAGCAAGTTGGGCCTCTCCTCACGAATGGAACTGCGCGGTACCAGTGGGTTGGATGCTTCAAGGACACTTCCAACCTGGGCCGCAACCTACCCAACTCGGTCAACAACGCGGCGCAGCAGAAGACAAACACGCTCCAACAGTGTCAGGCACTCTGTCTTGCAAGAGGCTCCATCCTCTCTGGCGTGCAGTATCATCAGGAATGCTGGTGTGGTACGAACATCAAGAACCCTTCCACCTACACGGACGAGTCTCTCAACCTTTGCACTTTCGACTGCACCGGCGACGACACACAGGCTTGTGGCGGCGACAACGGGCACATGAGTTTGTATGCCGACATTAGTTCCTTCGACATTCAAGGATTTTACCGCTCGCTCAATGCCCCCAGCTCAAGCTCGAGCTCATCGGTgcccgcggcgacgagcacCAGCATCAGCACGAGCGTCGCATCCTCTAGCACCATTATCTCGACTGTCTCATCAAGCAGTGCGGATCTGCCATCCTCTTCTATCATCAGCAGCACAGAGCTTTCTAGTGCTCTGGTCGTCAGCTCGACCTCTTCCAGCTCTGTGGAGTCGAGCATTTTCTCATCAGCTACCACAGCATCTCCTTCATCAATTATCTCGACCTCCCCTTCATCGACTACCTTGACCTCTCCTTTTTCGAGCAACATCGATGTCCCTTCGACTCTGTCCAGCAGTGGCACTCCAAGCACGAGCACGATCGCGTCgtcaaccaccaccacttcgagtacggcgtcgtcgtcgagcccaACGTCGACGATGGTCATGTCGCCCCTGAACCCCCGGATGCCCGCAGTCATCAGCGAACAgtggcagtacgccggctgTTTCAAGGATTTGATTAACAGCACACGACTTTTAGGCGAAGCGTTTCTGGCTACCGACGACATGACCCTGGACAAGTGTGCGGCGTTCTGCAGCAAGGGCGCCTACAATGACGGCGCCTTCAACTACTTTGGTGTCGAATACGGCCGCGAGTGCTTCTGCGGCTGGGATGTCAAAGCAGCACAGGCAAGCACATCGGAGTCGGAGTGTTCCTCGCCATGCGCGGGCTCGGCCATTGGTTTGTGCGGAGCCGGAAGCAGGCTTTCTGTCTACAGCAACAAGACCCCTAACCAGATCCCGTCTGCTCCCCAGCATGCCCCGCGAGCGGGCGACTATAAGTTCCTGGGCTGCCAAACCGAGGCTACCAGCGGTCGTGCCTTGGGCGGCAAGTCCACGGCCTCGGACGCAATGACAGTCGACTTTTGCGCGTCGTTCTGTTCTCTGGGCGGATGGCAGTTGATGGGTGTCGAGTATGGTCGCGAAT GTTTCTGCGGCAACTCGACCAATGCCGGATCGATGCCAGCTCCTCTCAAGGATTGCAACATGGTCTGCAAGGGCAACAAG CTTCAATACTGCGGTGCGGGTAGTCGTCTTGACCTCTACCTCTTCTCCCCGCTTGCCCCTAGCGCGTCTTCGAGCGCCGTGGTCTCTACGAGCTCAGCGAGTTCGACAAGTTCGAcagcctcgagctcctcttCTGCCGACAGTTCGACCATTTTGACATCTTCCTCCATTGCCAGCTCCTCAAgcctggcgccgccgtctaGCTCATCAGTcgcgacatcatcatcggcgtTGCCTGAAACTTCTGTATCGCCAACCATACCGCCGCCTGCTTCGGACCCCGCCGTCTCGTCTGTCGTGTCATCGACTAGTGGAGATTTAACGGTCACTTCATCCAGCTCGCCGGCCAGCAGCTTGGCATCATCTATGCCACCaccgacgtcctcgtcatctacCATTCCGGTGCCTACCGTCCCGGCATCGACAACAacgagcagctcggccgaCACGGCACCAAGCACAACGTCGGGTCCCTCGGCCACAGCCACCAACGGGTACTATTACATCGGCTGCTTCCAGGACACCAACTCGGGCCATGCGCTACCCGGCTTGTTCGCCAACAACAGCGTGACACCCGAACTCTGCATCGACTACGCCAACTCCAAGTTCAGCAACTCGcccacctcgacgacgaagatgccgTACGTCTTCCTCGAGTACCACCACGAATGCTACGGAGGCGGCACCTTCGACTTCAAGGGTGCCGCGGTCACCTCATTGGTTGGAAAGCAGGCTTGCAAGGACTACTGCTACGGCAGCGTCAGCACATTCACAACGAACGGCAAGGTCACGACCACGACTGGCACGGCCAACTACTGCGGCGGTCCCAAGATGTTCGACCTGTACGCGTTGTCAACACCCGTCGCTTTCCCCACAACAGGCGGGCCTCTGGTCACTAGGACAGTGAACTGA
- a CDS encoding Integral membrane protein, producing MFAQAFGLLWLAVTCVSAAYVQHHDCGGPALKNDMFGSQSLDATLVASDDGRENHLSLRLGRWVEEAECQDLSRMISAAVIQIDMLGRSFVYRIATNTTCKRLNYSTKWTAPLVSPFSLYISATDDIGHLPPLSTFHVTFHLEGNDAKEVSCREANITPALGPTISSAITYSTWILFIFVLLVGVVRSVYSSPITLDGEETHSARAILPNVGDCLQYMQFIFLTGGLSLRYPGFYQPVVSHLNWWSLFVNGPITHGRVYGRVEDGIYVLNGTYGGTYGMELMTQIAGAPMTMDTWLNMVVLMLVIAASTALVFEVFCFVNRNHNSDSESSRPVRGIRQTCSRVVRVILSYFMFPLTALSFYQLDHAAWLPVYHTTLAVALIVVMMAAFVWLIRQIPTRSLGVLVFDSTKRYRQMSPSEDFQRQDERFIFILFALTFVRGAAIGGLQISGPAQLAVLGACELVLLASIAGFQAYSTFSVGSIAATMRLCSLVFLVAFLPGLAANGVKSAIGYLLLAVHGGMLLFGFFVPAVCDLKTIVKNWWAAPKPDVYGLRQLRRREVSRTNLSSMYTTEGPDTSYPEPDDVEEPNTRYLRPTYRSDTPSTLRLNPSNASSRYFRPPRSSASLSSADHPRSIGSSLYTPSRTVSTSTTSNIDKRSLQRSTSTMSPSRLSESTEEEGSSSPSQGSHTSINSGPLGPRWNDYSFRESDLYYAVPRPPPVERASEELPRPAAPRPSVRSSSGFWAKVTGQAGASEQGFQVIRPQRAPEPGFVVVRPNRPSSPGSGAGDGPTRKPVQDA from the exons ATGTTCGCGCAAGCCTTTGGGCTGCTATGGCTCGCGGTCACCTGTGTCTCGGCGGCGTACGTGCAACATCACGACTGCGGCGGCCCGGCACTTAAGAACGACATGTTCGGTTCCCAGAGTCTAGACGCCACTCTGGTGGCATCGGATGACGGCCGCGAGAACCATTTAAGTCTGCGGCTTGGCCGATGGGTGGAAGAAGCGGAGTGCCAGGACCTTTCGCGGATGAtatccgccgccgtcatACAAATCGACATGCTCGGGCGGTCGTTCGTATATCGCATTGCGACGAATACGACGTGCAAGCGGCTCAACTATTCTACGAAATGGACCGCGCCGCTGGTGAGCCCGTTCAGCCTCTACATCTCCGCTACGGATGATATCGGTCATCTCCCCCCGTTATCGACCTTTCACGTCACTTTCCACCTCGAAGGAAACGACGCAAAAGAGGTTAGCTGCCGAGAAGCAAACATCACCCCGGCTCTCGGCCCGACCATCTCCTCCGCCATCACTTACTCGACCTGGATCCTTTTCATTTTCGTGCTACTAGTCGGAGTTGTACGCTCCGTCTACAGCTCCCCAATCACTCTGGATGGCGAAGAAACGCACTCTGCTCGGGCCATACTTCCCAATGTCGGGGACTGCCTCCAGTACATGCAGTTCATCTTCCTGACGGGCGGACTCAGTCTGCGGTACCCGGGTTTCTACCAGCCCGTTGTCAGCCATCTTAATTGGTGGTCTCTTTTCGTCAACGGGCCAATCACCCATGGCCGGGTGTATGGGAGAGTGGAAGATGGGATCTACGTCCTGAACGGCACCTACGGCGGCACTTACGGCATGGAGTTGATGACCCAGATTGCCGGCGCGCCCATGACGATGGATACGTGGCTCAATATGGTCGTCCTCATGCTTGTCATAGCAGCGAGCACCGCCTTGGTCTTCGAGGTCTTCTGCTTCGTCAACAGGAACCACAACTCGGACAGTGAGTCGTCGCGACCCGTCCGCGGCATACGCCAGACCTGTAGCCGCGTCGTGCGTGTCATCCTGTCGTATTTCATGTTCCCCTTGACGGCCCTGTCCTTCTACCAGCTCGATCACGCCGCATGGCTACCCGTCTACCACACAACGCTAGCTGTCGCGCTCATTGTGGTCATGATGGCCGCTTTCGTTTGGCTTATCCGACAGATTCCAACCCGCAGCCTCGGTGTTCTCGTCTTCGACAGCACCAAGCGATACCGACAGATGTCCCCTTCCGAAGACTTTCAGCGGCAAGACGAGAGGTTCATTTTTATTCTCTTCGCCCTAACCTTCGTCCGAGGTGCGGCCATTGGCGGTTTACAAATTTCCGGTCCAGCGCAGCTGGCTGTCCTCGGGGCCTGTGAACTGGTTCTGCTCGCCAGTATTGCCGGGTTCCAGGCGTACTCGACATTCTCTGTGGGAAGCATCGCGGCCACCATGAGACTCTGCAGCTTGGTCTTTTTGGTTGCGTTTCTTCCCGGTCTTGCCGCCAACGGAGTCAAAAGCGCCATCGGATACCTTCTTCTGGCTGTCCACGGAGGCATGCTTCTCTTTGGCTTCTTCGTTCCCGCCGTTTGTGATCTAAAAACTATCGTCAAGAACTGGTGGGCAGCACCAAAACCCGAT GTCTATGGGCTTCGCCAGCTCCGTCGACGTGAGGTGTCGCGAACAAACCTGTCCTCCATGTACACCACTGAAGGGCCTGATACGTCGTACCCAGAGCCAGATGATGTTGAAGAGCCCAACACACGCTACTTGCGGCCGACGTATCGGTCAGACACTCCCAGCACCTTGCGTCTGAACCCATCAAACGCTTCCAGTCGGTACTTCCGACCACCGCGGTCGAGCGCGTCCCTCTCATCGGCAGATCATCCCCGCAGCATCGGCTCCTCTCTTTACACCCCTTCGAGAACTGTCTCGACATCGACCACTTCCAACATAGACAAGCGTTCTCTCCAGCGCTCCACGTCAACCATGTCTCCGAGCCGGCTATCCGAGTCCACCGAAGAAGAGGGGTCAAGCTCGCCGTCGCAAGGCTCGCACACCAGCATCAACAGCGGCCCGCTCGGCCCACGATGGAACGACTACTCTTTTCGGGAGTCGGATCTTTACTACGCAGTaccccgcccgccgcccgtggAGAGGGCTTCGGAAGAGCTGCCCCGACCGGCCGCTCCGCGCCCGTCCGTCCGTTCGTCTTCCGGGTTCTGGGCAAAGGTCACCGGTCAAGCGGGCGCCTCCGAGCAAGGGTTTCAGGTCATTCGGCCACAGCGGGCCCCGGAACCAGGCTTTGTGGTCGTCAGGCCTAATAGACCGAGCAGTCCCGGAAGTGGCGCCGGGGATGGCCCCACGCGGAAACCTGTGCAAGATGCTTAG